One Haloferax litoreum genomic window, TGTCAGATGGCACGAAGACCCAGCGCAGTGACGACGACCTCGTCAGCCTCGTCCGAGAACGATTCTCCGCGGACGCGTTCTCGAACCAAACTGAAATCGACCCGCGCTTCGAGGAGGGTGACTCAGTCGTCGCGAAAAATTCCCACCCCTTCGGTCACACCCGTCTTCCCGGCTACGTTCGCCGCGCTCGGGGGTCCATCCGGAAGTATCTCGGCACCTTCCACCTGCCGGACGCTGCAGCAAGGGGTGACACGTCCGTCACAGAACCGATGTACTCGGTAGGGTTCGATGCGGCGGAGTTGTGGGGCGACGATGCCGAGGGGAACGGAACTATCTACATAGACCTGTTCGAGAGCTACCTCGAATCTCCTGAGAGCAACGATTAACCCCTGTGTCTCCGTATCTCTGTGCGTTCCATGACGAACGAAGGACCCAACGGCGAGAGTGACGTACCTCTTGGAGAGGAGTCAGGTGAGGAATCCCATTCACACTCCCCCGACCAGCGTGACGAACCTCACGACTCCCACGACCATTCTCACGACCACCACCACACACATCACCACTCGGCCGAAGGTGACCCGAACGACCCCAAAGAGCGAGCACGGGCGCTCCAGTCGTTACTCGTCGAGAAAGGCCTCGTCTCGACCGCAGCAGTCGACGAGGTCATCGCGAAGTACGAACACGACATCGGGCCGATGAACGGCGCACGGGTCGTCGCGAAGGCGTGGGTGGACCCGGAGTTCAAAGAGAGATTGCTGGCCGACGCGACCACCGCCATCGCGGACGAGTTCGACTTCGAATTAGGCGACCACCACACCGAAGTCGTCGAGAACACGAGTGAGGTCCACAACGTCATCGTCTGTACCCTCTGCTCGTGTTATCCGTGGTTCCTCCTCGGACTCCCCCCGTCGTGGTACAAGTCACCCGAGTATCGGTCTCGACTCGTCCGCGAACCACGTGCAGTCCTCTCTGAGTTCGGGCTAGACCTCTCCAAGTCGGTCGAAGTCGCCGTCTGGGACTCGACGTCTGACTTTCGGTACATGGTCTTGCCGGAACGCCCGGTGGGTACCGAGGACCTGAACGAGACGGAACTCGCCGAACTCGTCACTCGAGATTCGATGGTCGGTGTCGAAACCTTGGAGGCGCAGTCGTGAGTGAGACCTCGAAGCGAATCGAAGACCTCGTTTCGTCCGGAGCGATTCCCCGTCGGGGGGACGAACCGGTATTCGAAGAACCGTGGCAGGCACGAGCCTTTGGGCTCGTCCTTTCACTGTGTGACGACGGTGTCATCTCGTGGGACGCGTTCCAGCGTCAGTTGGTCGAGGAGATCGGTACCGCACCCAGTGATTCGAACGGCGAAGGTCCGAACCACGTCTACTACGAACATTGGCTGCGAGCGTTCGAGAAGTTGCTCGTCGATACCGATGTGTTGTCGGGTGTCGAACTCCGCGGACGTGCTGGTGAGTTTGCATCCGGTGACCGAGACGCATCAGAGTTCACACTCGACGAAGCGGGGAACGAACAGTGATATACTCGGTCTGTGTAGTGGTGACATGGACCTCGGAATTGCAGGTAACACAGCGGTAATTGCCGCTTCGTCCAGCGGACTTGGGAAGGCAACGGCTATTGTACTCGCACGTGAGGGAGCGAACGTCGTCGTCAACGGGCGAGACGAAGACCGACTCGACGATGCCGTGGAAGAAATCGAAGCAGTGGCACGAGGGTCGGTACTCGGTGTGGTGGGTGACCTGACCGAACGAACGGATATCCGAAACCTCGTCGACCGCACCGTCGAAGAGTTTGGCAGCATCGATCACCTCGTGACAAATACCGGTGGTCCCCGAGCGTGCCAGTTCTTCGACCTCACCGACGACGAATGGTACGATGGGTACGACCTGTTGACGATGAGTATGGTCTGGTTGGTCGAAGATTCGGTCGAGCACTTACGCGCTGATGGTGGCGGAACGATTGTCGCGATTACGTCGCGCTCTGCCAAAGAAGCGGCGACCAACAATGTCCTCTCGAGTGCAGTTCGGATGAGTGTTATCGGCCTCGCGAAGGTCCTCTCTCGCGAACTGGCACCCGCTGTTCGGGTCAACTCTGTCCTCCCCGGTGCACACGAGACGCCCCGCAACCGCGACCACATGAAACCGTATCTCGAAGCGGGTGTGTACGACTCGTTCGAGGAGGGGAAACAGGCATACATCGATTCGACGATTCCGATGGGGCGATACGGGCGGCCAGAAGAGGTTGGTGAGTTGGTCGCATTCTTGAGTTCGAAGCGAGCCGAATTCATCACTGGGACAGCAATTCAAATCGACGGCGGAGTGACCCACGCTACGTTTTAGGCGACAACCTGATAGGAGTCCCCTCCGTGTCGTACCTTGATGGACGTGACAGAGGTACTTATCAGACGAAACGTCATCGTCGACGGTGACGGCGCGGAGTTCGGTCTAAGCGATGAGTTCTCGGCTGCTGTCGACGCCGAAACGGAGCACTTGGCTTCTAACACTGAGACTGAGCGGGCCGACCTCGTCCGCGCTCGATGTGGTGTCGAGGAGTCGAGTATCGTTCTCGACCGCTGTGGCGACGACACGGAGCGGCTCGGACGATACCTCGCACTCTACGAACAGACTGCGGACATTCCGCTCGAAGACCGGCTAGGGCTGTTCGTGGGACTCGAGGCGGTCGCACGAGACCCGGCACCCGACTCGGGCGCACCCGAGTTGTTCCTCCCCGTTCACGCCGACCAACTCGCGTTCTACCTCTCGTCTGTTCGAAAAGCGGTCGTCTACGTCTGGCGTGACGACTGCCCGCCCTGCGAGACGGTTCGTTCGGACCTCGACACGCTCGTCACGGACCCGATCGCGTCGGTTGGGTTATTCGCTGTCTATGGGCCGGGCGACCCCGAAACACTGGCTGACCAGTACGACGTCCGCGGTGGGCCGACGCTCTTGTTCGTCGTCGATGGGAAGGTGGACATTCGGCTCCAAGGTGCGCAATACACGGATATCGTCGAAAAAGAACTCTCACATCTCGCAGACACCGAACTCGCTTAACTCCCGTTTGCGACGAGCGGCTCGACAGTCGCAGCGACTCCGAGGAGGTGTGCATCCTCGAACCGACGCCCGAATAGTTGGACACCAGTCGGCACACCTTCGATCGTTCCTGCGGGGAGCGACAACGCAGGTTGGCCCGAGACGTTCGCTGGAATCGTATTTCGTGCGAACGAGGTCACCGGTGACTCGACCGCCTCTCGCGTCGGTGCACGTCCGGGAGACGTCGGGAGAATGAGCGCATCGTACTCGTCTAACGGTGCTTCCATCGACGCTGTAATCGTCTTCGCGGCAGCGAGTGCTCGGACGTAGTGCCGCCCCCCGTGCGCGTCGAGGAGACGTGCTCCAGCGAGGAGGCGTGCACGGAGATGTGCGTTCACTTCGGCACTCATCGCCTCTCGTCTGCTCGTGAACGAGACGACGTAGTCGTGGTCGACATCTCCTCCACGTCGAAGCGGCGCGCCTCCCGCACGCCAGTGCGCAGCGAGTTCGACGAGGCTGTGGGCGAACTTCACGGGTTGGGCCTGTTCGAATCGGTCGATAGACACCGGTTCGACGGCGACTCCAGCATCTTCGAGTGCATCTGTCACGACGTCGAATCGGTCCTTGATCGGCGATTCGACAGACTGCGTCGCCGTCCCGTCTCCGACCCCTTCGACGACGAGTCCGAGTGAGACCTCTTCTGGACTTGGAGGTGATTCGACTGCAGTTGTACTTCCCCCGACTGCGTACTCGTCTCGTCCAGCGGCTTCCATGCTCGCGGGGTCGCGTGCTGACGGACCGGATATTGTATCCAGCAATTGTGCTGCTGTCGTCACTGTCTTCGTCATCGGACCGACGGTGTCGAGCGTGTACGTGTTCTCGACGACACCGTGGAGCGGCACGACACCGTAGGTTGGCTTTACCCCGACGACGCCACAGTACGATGCAGGTAATCGAATAGACCCCCCAGTGTCGGTTCCGAGTGCAGCATCGACGAGACCCGTCGCGACGGCGACAGCGCTCCCTCCCGACGACCCACCGGCAGACCGAGACGTATCGTACGGGTTCGTAATTTGCCCGAAGAACGAGACCCCACGACCGCTTCCGGCGAATTCGTCGAGGTTCGTCTTCGCCGTTATCGTCGCGCCGGCACGTCGCAACCGGTCGACGACTTCCGCGTCGAATCCGGGGATGTACCCCTGCATCGTCGCTGAACCGGACGTGAGCGGAACGCCGGCAACCGCGACGATATCTTTCACACCGACGGACATGCCACTGAGCACCCCGGAGTTCTCAGTAGTTGGCGGGACACGACACGTCGTCACCAGCGCATTGTGAGGGTCGTCCGTAGGTTCGTCCCACGAGCGGTCACCACTGTCCGCTTGCTTCGAAGGGACGGGAACCTCGTACACCTCCCTCAGCCCCCCAAGCTTTTCGTTCGTCATCGAGAGAATCTCATCGACTTCCGGGCCATCTACGTGAATGTGGTATCGGTCGGCAAGCTCGCGGAGCTCACTCTCGTCGAGTGTTCGCATGCGACAAGGTCAACTGCGGAGAGAATAGCTGTTTCGGCGGGGGACCGCCGTTAGGCTGTCTGGTAGGTTGCCCTCAACTTTTTGCCCGTCTCGTTGTGGTCCAACTCCTCGACGAGTTCGTACTCACGGGGGCGCTTGTACCGAGCGAGTGACGGGTGGTCGCGGCAGTAGGCTTCGAGTTCGTCTTCGATGGCTTCGGTTTCGACGCCGTTTCGGGGTGCGATTACTGCTTTGACGACCTGTCCCCACTCGTCGTCAGGTCGGCCAACGACAATCGCTTCAGAGACTTTCTCGTGGGACTCGAGGACTTCTTCGACTTCGACAGCCGAGACGAGTTCTCCACCACTGAGGATCATGTCGTCAGTCCTGCCTTTGATGATGAGGTACCTGTCTTCGTCGATGACGCCGATGTCGTGAGTGTAGTACCATCCATCGCGCACCCGTTCGTTGGTTGCCTCGGCGTTGCCAAAGTAACCGTGGTACAGTTGCGGACTCCGAATGATGACTTCTCCTTCTTCGCCAACTGGGACTTCTTCGCTTGGGGGGACGTCTCGCCCCGGTTCGTACGCGATTACGCGGACCTCGTTTCCGAGTGCGGCCTTCCCGACAGTCCCTGCTTTTCCAGGGAGGTCCTCGGGACGAAGAACGACGTTCGTCCCACCTTCGGACGACCCGTAGGCGTTGTACAGATTGGGAGTCACGTTCTCGATGACGTCTTTCGCGAGGGACTCGGTGAGGACGGCACCCGTCGCACGCCAACACTCGATTGTCGAGAAATCTCGGTCGGCACAGCCCGGGTCGTCCAGCACTCGCTTAAGCGTGGTCGGGACGCTCCGGACGTCGGTCACTCCGAACTCTTCGATGAGGTCAGGGATTCCCTCGGACGTGGGTTTTCGAACCAGAAGTAACTCTGCGCCGACGCTGACGACCGCTCTGAGAGTGCTGTCCATCCCTCCTCCGTGGAAGAATGGCAACAGTAAGAGGCAGACCGACTGGGGACTAAGTGAGTTGGCGATGATGCTCGTCACTGTTCGTTCTCGGCCACTTCGGACGGAGTGAGCGACTGCTTTTGGATTCCCAGTTGTCCCGCTGGTAAAGAACATGTAGGAGATATCTTCATCGTCGCGGAAGAACTCTGGTGGCGTCGTGCTGGGTGCAGAATCGAGCAGTTCGTCGAACCGAACGGCATCGTCGTCATCGCCGCCAACGGTCACGAGACGCATTCCACCACGTAACTCGTCGATAGCCGGCCGGAGGGCCTCTCTCGTGGCTGTGTCGTATACCACGGCCGACGGATTTACCGTCGAAATGGCGTGAGTAAAATCCTCGGTTGCGAATCGGTAGTTCAGCGCGACCGGAACGAAGCCACCTTTGTGACACCCGTACATCGCGATAGGGAATTCGAACGTGTTGTAGAGCGCGAGCGCAACTCGGTCGCCTTGGCGGATGCCTAACGACGAGAGCGCATTTGCAAACTGGTTCGCTCGCTCGTCGAGGGCTTCGTACGAGAGGGTCTCACCGGTATCGACTGCTCGGAGTGCGATCGAATCGGGCCGCCATTTTGCACTCTGCTCGAGGTAGCTCCGCTGAAGTGGTAGCATACATCATATCGAGGTATAGCAAACAGCATAATACTTGCGTCAGGACAGCGGAAAGTCCACCCCGACGGTTCACTGTCGATTCATAGCTCCGCAACGTTGACGTCGACGACGGTCGGCCCGTCGGTTTGGACTGCTTCTGCAAGTGTATCGCGGAGACTGTCTCTATCGTCGATACGGAATCCCGCAACCCCAAAGCTCTCCGCGTTCGAGACGTAGTCTACCGACGGTGTCAGGCCTGCCCATTCGAAGTCGAAATCAGCCTCGTCGCCACCGAGCATGTTCATCGAGTTCTTCTTCAAGATTCGATAGCTTCCGTTGTTGAAAACCACGATGGTCACGTTGAGGTCGTACCGTGCGGCTGAGAAGAGTGCGTGTGGATAGTAGAGGAACGACCCGTCACCGATTAGTCCAACGACAGGTCGGTGGTCATCGTCAGCAGCCGCGACTGCGAGTGCAGCGCCGAGTGCCGCGGGGAGACCATACCCTAAGCCCCCGCCCTTATTCGACACTCGTTGGTTTGGTTGGAGTGGCCACCGCGAGAGAAGTGGACCTTTTGCTGTCACACTCTCGTCGACGAGATACGCGTCGGGGGCAAGTTCACGGAGTACTTCGACGACTGCCCCTACACGGACGTTGGTGTGTGCACTGGTATCTAACGTCACCTGTGTGTCCGGTATCTCTTCCGGCGGACTGACGTCTCGTTTCATCGCTGTTGCGTCTGCCTTGGCACGCGCCGTCCGCGCTTCGTGGACTGACTCTTCGAGTTCCGACTCGACGCGTTCGGAGAGTTCACTGAGGACGAGTTTCGGGTCACCGAGTATCGAGGCGTCGGCAGGTTCGTTCTTCCCGAGTTGCCACGCATCTTCGCTCACGTGGACGAATTTGGTCTCTGGGGATACGAGCGGGGCCTCGTGCCGGACTGCAGTCGTATTCGTCGAGCAGCCGACGAGCACGACCGTGTCGGTGTCGAGAGCCGCTGCAACCTCCGCTTCGTTAGTGGAGAGGTACCCTGCCCATGCCGGATGGTCGGCCGGAAAGTTGACTTCACACGACAGAATCTCTCCGTGGACGCGTGCTCCCGACGCCTCGGCGAATGCAATCGCTTCTTCGCTGGCGGCGGCCTGACTGACACCGTCTCCAAAGACCACAACCGGGTCCGTCGCTTCGACGAGAATCTGTGTTGCCCGGTCGACGTCAGCAGGCGAGCCTGTTCCCGGGGTTGGAACCGACCCAAGCCGTTCGACAGTCGCGTCTGTCGATGCGAGCATCACGTCGAGGGGAAGAGAGAGGAAGACCGGTCCTGTAGGTGGGGTGAGTGCGACACGGAATGCACGTCTGAGCATCGTCGGCATCGAGTCCACGTGTCGCACCTCTGCGGACCACTTGACGACCGACTCTGCGAGTGGTGGCAGTTCTCCGTGAAGGATTGGCTCTTCGTGACGGAAATCGGTACTGTGTGCCCCTGCAGTCACCACGAGTGGGACGTTGCCCGCCTTTGCGGCGTACACGTTTCCCAGTCCGTGCAGCAGGCCCGGTGCCAAGTGGAGGTTCACTACCCCAATCGGTAGCTCTCCCCCGTCCTCTCGGAACGAATGGTACCGAGATTTCGCGTATCCTGCGGCCATTCCGACTGCGACGTCTTCGTGAAGTGCCAACACGTACTCCACGTTGCTATTGGTCACAGAGTTCATCAGTGGGAGTTCTGTCGTTCCCGGGTTCCCGAAGAGAGCCGACACCCCGTAGGAGTCTAGTATCTCCACGAATAGGTCTGCACCACTTCGACGGTGAGTAGCACTGCTCATTGTCTATGTGATACTCTGTCAGGGTAGTATTTAACATGAGTCGGTGGGTCGCGAGGGTATCGGTCCTCACACTTGGATGACAAAAGCGAGATTACACCGTAGGTTGTAGCCATCCCTGTGACTTCCCGTGACAGTCCTCCACCACCAGAACATAACCCTGATAGAGCATCACCACCGAATAACGGTCCACGCTACGTCGTCGGAAGTATCGCTCTCGGTGTGTTCTTTGGTGGGCTCGGTGGTGGAGTCGCGTTCCCGACGCTCCCGAAACTGGGCCTGATTCTCGGAATCTCACCGTTCGTCGTGAGCGTTATCCTCTCGACGAACCGGTTTACGCGTCTCGTGATGAACGCTCCTGCCGGACAACTCCTCGATAGAATCGGAGCGAGACGCCCGATGGTTGCTGGATTTTTTATTCAAGGGTTGGCCCCGTTTGGGTACATTCTCGGACTACACACCGACTCGCTCCCACTGGTGGTGTCGCCAACTACCGTGTTCATCGTCTCGAGGATGCTGTGGGGAATTGGATCGGCGTTCGTTCTAGTCGGGGCGTTTTCGATGGTGACGCACATTACGA contains:
- a CDS encoding thiamine pyrophosphate-binding protein, encoding MSSATHRRSGADLFVEILDSYGVSALFGNPGTTELPLMNSVTNSNVEYVLALHEDVAVGMAAGYAKSRYHSFREDGGELPIGVVNLHLAPGLLHGLGNVYAAKAGNVPLVVTAGAHSTDFRHEEPILHGELPPLAESVVKWSAEVRHVDSMPTMLRRAFRVALTPPTGPVFLSLPLDVMLASTDATVERLGSVPTPGTGSPADVDRATQILVEATDPVVVFGDGVSQAAASEEAIAFAEASGARVHGEILSCEVNFPADHPAWAGYLSTNEAEVAAALDTDTVVLVGCSTNTTAVRHEAPLVSPETKFVHVSEDAWQLGKNEPADASILGDPKLVLSELSERVESELEESVHEARTARAKADATAMKRDVSPPEEIPDTQVTLDTSAHTNVRVGAVVEVLRELAPDAYLVDESVTAKGPLLSRWPLQPNQRVSNKGGGLGYGLPAALGAALAVAAADDDHRPVVGLIGDGSFLYYPHALFSAARYDLNVTIVVFNNGSYRILKKNSMNMLGGDEADFDFEWAGLTPSVDYVSNAESFGVAGFRIDDRDSLRDTLAEAVQTDGPTVVDVNVAEL
- a CDS encoding amidase, with the translated sequence MRTLDESELRELADRYHIHVDGPEVDEILSMTNEKLGGLREVYEVPVPSKQADSGDRSWDEPTDDPHNALVTTCRVPPTTENSGVLSGMSVGVKDIVAVAGVPLTSGSATMQGYIPGFDAEVVDRLRRAGATITAKTNLDEFAGSGRGVSFFGQITNPYDTSRSAGGSSGGSAVAVATGLVDAALGTDTGGSIRLPASYCGVVGVKPTYGVVPLHGVVENTYTLDTVGPMTKTVTTAAQLLDTISGPSARDPASMEAAGRDEYAVGGSTTAVESPPSPEEVSLGLVVEGVGDGTATQSVESPIKDRFDVVTDALEDAGVAVEPVSIDRFEQAQPVKFAHSLVELAAHWRAGGAPLRRGGDVDHDYVVSFTSRREAMSAEVNAHLRARLLAGARLLDAHGGRHYVRALAAAKTITASMEAPLDEYDALILPTSPGRAPTREAVESPVTSFARNTIPANVSGQPALSLPAGTIEGVPTGVQLFGRRFEDAHLLGVAATVEPLVANGS
- the nthB gene encoding nitrile hydratase subunit beta, producing the protein MDGIHDMGGMHGFGAVPTSDDVQFHAQWERETYAMMKLLGMQGQFNTHQMRATVERMAPKVYLESTYFERWLTGIEDRLLEDGVLSQEELREAHSTVSDGTKTQRSDDDLVSLVRERFSADAFSNQTEIDPRFEEGDSVVAKNSHPFGHTRLPGYVRRARGSIRKYLGTFHLPDAAARGDTSVTEPMYSVGFDAAELWGDDAEGNGTIYIDLFESYLESPESND
- a CDS encoding thioredoxin family protein; the protein is MDVTEVLIRRNVIVDGDGAEFGLSDEFSAAVDAETEHLASNTETERADLVRARCGVEESSIVLDRCGDDTERLGRYLALYEQTADIPLEDRLGLFVGLEAVARDPAPDSGAPELFLPVHADQLAFYLSSVRKAVVYVWRDDCPPCETVRSDLDTLVTDPIASVGLFAVYGPGDPETLADQYDVRGGPTLLFVVDGKVDIRLQGAQYTDIVEKELSHLADTELA
- a CDS encoding SDR family oxidoreductase; translated protein: MDLGIAGNTAVIAASSSGLGKATAIVLAREGANVVVNGRDEDRLDDAVEEIEAVARGSVLGVVGDLTERTDIRNLVDRTVEEFGSIDHLVTNTGGPRACQFFDLTDDEWYDGYDLLTMSMVWLVEDSVEHLRADGGGTIVAITSRSAKEAATNNVLSSAVRMSVIGLAKVLSRELAPAVRVNSVLPGAHETPRNRDHMKPYLEAGVYDSFEEGKQAYIDSTIPMGRYGRPEEVGELVAFLSSKRAEFITGTAIQIDGGVTHATF
- a CDS encoding class I adenylate-forming enzyme family protein, whose protein sequence is MLPLQRSYLEQSAKWRPDSIALRAVDTGETLSYEALDERANQFANALSSLGIRQGDRVALALYNTFEFPIAMYGCHKGGFVPVALNYRFATEDFTHAISTVNPSAVVYDTATREALRPAIDELRGGMRLVTVGGDDDDAVRFDELLDSAPSTTPPEFFRDDEDISYMFFTSGTTGNPKAVAHSVRSGRERTVTSIIANSLSPQSVCLLLLPFFHGGGMDSTLRAVVSVGAELLLVRKPTSEGIPDLIEEFGVTDVRSVPTTLKRVLDDPGCADRDFSTIECWRATGAVLTESLAKDVIENVTPNLYNAYGSSEGGTNVVLRPEDLPGKAGTVGKAALGNEVRVIAYEPGRDVPPSEEVPVGEEGEVIIRSPQLYHGYFGNAEATNERVRDGWYYTHDIGVIDEDRYLIIKGRTDDMILSGGELVSAVEVEEVLESHEKVSEAIVVGRPDDEWGQVVKAVIAPRNGVETEAIEDELEAYCRDHPSLARYKRPREYELVEELDHNETGKKLRATYQTA
- a CDS encoding nitrile hydratase accessory protein codes for the protein MSETSKRIEDLVSSGAIPRRGDEPVFEEPWQARAFGLVLSLCDDGVISWDAFQRQLVEEIGTAPSDSNGEGPNHVYYEHWLRAFEKLLVDTDVLSGVELRGRAGEFASGDRDASEFTLDEAGNEQ
- the nthA gene encoding nitrile hydratase subunit alpha, translating into MTNEGPNGESDVPLGEESGEESHSHSPDQRDEPHDSHDHSHDHHHTHHHSAEGDPNDPKERARALQSLLVEKGLVSTAAVDEVIAKYEHDIGPMNGARVVAKAWVDPEFKERLLADATTAIADEFDFELGDHHTEVVENTSEVHNVIVCTLCSCYPWFLLGLPPSWYKSPEYRSRLVREPRAVLSEFGLDLSKSVEVAVWDSTSDFRYMVLPERPVGTEDLNETELAELVTRDSMVGVETLEAQS